The Sporomusa termitida genome has a window encoding:
- a CDS encoding polysaccharide deacetylase family protein, producing MLLIRRGDLLTLKKQVIGFMLAALMLLPGGIASAGGEEGIPVLLYHHVGNDDGGLPRLTVTAAEFERQLRLLQQAGFESITPAQLVAYMHGRQVSLPEKPIMFTFDDGYDDNYVNAVPVLKKYGFTAVFLVVGINVDSDRRLSARQVRAMAQTGFSVGGHSMTHRDLTQLNDRELRREIRVNKRQLEQIAGQPAVLFSYPYGYYNLPVWEVAEASGYQGAFTVLSGLNKPGRDHVFLLRRIPIFDTTDFELLLTRLNRPPTPAKLLDYLPEVVEP from the coding sequence TTGTTATTGATTAGGCGGGGCGATTTGCTGACGCTAAAGAAACAAGTGATCGGTTTCATGCTGGCAGCGTTAATGCTGTTGCCGGGGGGGATCGCCAGCGCCGGTGGGGAAGAGGGCATCCCTGTCCTGCTGTACCATCATGTCGGCAACGATGACGGCGGCTTACCCCGCCTGACAGTTACCGCCGCTGAGTTTGAACGGCAACTCAGGCTGTTGCAACAAGCCGGTTTTGAGAGCATTACCCCGGCGCAATTGGTTGCTTATATGCATGGCCGGCAGGTATCGCTGCCGGAAAAACCGATTATGTTTACTTTTGACGATGGCTATGATGATAATTATGTGAATGCTGTACCGGTTTTAAAGAAATATGGCTTTACGGCTGTTTTTTTGGTGGTGGGAATCAATGTTGACAGTGACCGGCGTCTTTCCGCCCGGCAGGTGCGGGCTATGGCGCAAACCGGTTTTAGTGTCGGCGGTCATTCCATGACGCACCGGGACCTGACCCAATTGAATGACAGGGAGCTCAGGCGCGAAATCCGGGTTAATAAACGACAGCTCGAACAGATCGCCGGCCAGCCGGCAGTGCTTTTTTCCTATCCCTACGGTTATTATAACCTGCCTGTCTGGGAAGTGGCAGAAGCCAGCGGTTATCAGGGCGCTTTTACCGTATTAAGTGGTCTGAACAAACCCGGCCGGGATCATGTTTTTTTACTAAGGCGGATTCCCATTTTTGATACTACTGATTTTGAACTGTTGCTTACCCGGCTTAACAGGCCGCCGACGCCGGCCAAATTGCTGGATTATCTGCCTGAGGTTGTTGAACCGTAA